A region from the Wansuia hejianensis genome encodes:
- a CDS encoding discoidin domain-containing protein, translating to MRTEKQRSDRKMSRLAGSGRRGGFTLVELVVVIVILLILTGGIVIGVMKWINWSNFKRQNEYAQTIFVAAQNQLTEYSVNGQLPSLQAALSDGGDAYRNTLDVTALKDSDGNSYQMSEVWPESSKDTTRPNASRYQGTICSLIGTSEDYQAYLEGTAGEDATLLYDLLSSYLYDVSILNATVCLEFTPEDGQVFAVLYSDISTGFEYNSGNTGTKGKVDISNRETEYRKDRMVGYYGVDTLSRATSTRTEKPSISEVKLNNGDTLNLSFKLNKVKAATQELTYEVIVYAKGSKTPLLVLTVDGTHLKNELFKSEVSCGVTRYNYDENMKNPRAQKLGNYDIPAWVEQDGTIRLILDAADLGATSSLYYDAYTALMDDSEDISREEGLSLDLRMLRSTYSFRRFGVRTEDIYCTVQGSGTYYKTTAKKQSNVENTYFGSAHISTAGGQSAAVYAVENGRHLYNVRYMEDYTDDQRSQKGYEGLKTSDQITYQLTANVDWKAFSESGSLYETNEYYETHPAADNNFPSIRQLRSCAVFEGNAKERVISGLSVTESANKKAGLYGEKSTGATGVFLENKGTLREFSLDCIQVAGTEKTGAFCGVNSGKLEGLQTLSSKPDESPSIVTGTLDVGGITGAQSGEEEGDEVVYESLVNRASVIGNTYVGGIIGRMETLEDKEFQIKACKNYGRVEAVRGSSDAPDSGRYIGGIAGYCKNTSGETSRVEIRDCVSSPQYTDAELKAWLAEPEGLEPKLNGVYVGGIVGYNDGASVAVCRTENEEGKSGYVFGYQYVGGIAGFSEGTEEGIDGTLSGGKSGVNEAHVIGNSYVGGIVGCSAAVGGTDQNGIVIPDQRADYTLQVNRWINKGMVAATGSYAGGITGYNTGRIFGCSSDVDRSGIMAELADLAAGGNYAGGIAGYNNGSLGNTPRNSSGIRESGSKGILSAVCYVNGGSYAGGIVGYNDVNAVVEDYEVAGGYIRSSGSYVGGYAGFNASLAFFMDEDTRERSLHSNPNEVKGRYCVGGTIGGNVIAVGGTDISADFKTDNFLGKLSADAFAGGFIGYNCIVSGGTGREAIHAAADANIQAFAAAGLEEAAGLLADHRLAGGDGCLVIHGRESSSGTHTKLGEITARIYAGGVVGYNDENTALHIQDVTNLTPVTATNSIVNEKEQPGRLTYTGESFRYSYAGGMIGKVGRKVTLENCRNQDVGDVVSSGTYEGGLCEVNEGTIFNCAVSSIGSGNSDYVGGISGVNKADGVIKQSSFEKVTVTGRNYVGGITAENFGSIQNISMKNSIVHAQGTVGNAGGIAGYNYSGAHLTLSEDIQGIIAGSGQNIGGVAGTTEENLGLSENVNQVTFNGTVTGTGNVGGIAGNSQAQEVAGFCNKAIIYAEDGDAGGIIGIDSSQNGEILNCENHGSVSAARSGNAGGIIGVNQGTVSRCTDYGSVSAANGISGGIAGVNGGNVRECAVQAEKETLSFMGRDFAGGISGVNNGIIQDSTAVGIQITNPSGSVGGALGGIAGINTGTLSGCQAGGPGKELSLVSNGTDVSLGGMAGSNSGSISGTAAEYSRVYATLAFVQTNMSYYGNLGGIAGKNEGSISYCEFNGSVEGTANNPQNAPEYNPNTDFETNGSVIYGYGGIVGINGDSEAPSMAAVTDCLVNAARITGMGDPNNVANIGGAAGVNGQGASLRGITFGTGEKTYSPFKKNSSKLDEIKKASACVYIGTENNTAAYAHTGGIAGLNSGTIEDIGYDHAGNTWSAGWDETSLIIENYRGHVGGIAGYNRKTGRISCAVTGRGWVVFAPQNAQDNGCGGIIGYSASENDTSYCINRATVEKTVSSSNGVGGIVGRLECATGSAWQISNCQNYGKIRGTARVGGMVGIWKYYGGTISDCQNYGEIYTDDTAGSAGITGMLYDIRSTPARMVRCENHGLIRGKHVGGIVGGSYGGSSVYLQIEDCVNTGLIQAGGQSAGIAGEISKFSAGSYIRSCRNYGYGMNGESISGITVNSENNLTVSKCFGIADTDYPISGKAGDESNYYLSDDASGSTVVYYDKDGKETDLEPDGFYVRKIEAAGIQKPEYLKKIVWDTKGLNDGDRAYFSNSQSGTVSMSYIFTFNTAIDLSGMDLYWNRGTDYRVTDYTVYYSPYTEGGSWTAASSMSNASTGNFAADSQEVISLEKTVKARRIRIEVTKSIRRGGAGTNACLIRAHFRGQVLGIDYDGNLGYLSADGGSLSYGKYDGAGSSLTGSNSGTVCTYRGMAYESCKYSASSGKDKGRGMAARVERMGSGGGYRLVSGSESDQITIGLPGFSINPRTAFASGDITSGKLAALGDGEDNIRYQVFMADDPYFNVDAHESVTSLGTPAGIVMKDAGGAVYQAEWGSVAGAGFYEYQAAYYGADGTKLAEKQDRVYTTQAQLPVTAIGGQAVKQIIFQVRAGVSTLDEGGRLTEVWSPYSAPADQAVLDVLPTPQYHLELVRDNDTLKYQAFLDNQEEYRTFLASCGAADTEAVLESIMISIKAGNKDMSFNAKSGKSAAYFDGSESNCLFSAEAVHSGGSYTGSVRQLRESMAPVSSSYKSADVNFAQVSLKPDAGNGIGFRGITSDTLSYQLKIKFTKYVLYMRSELTALDKELGVRVMLSSSSLRTSDTTTDTVATSLSSLPAQLLDDSVYADLMVRSYPAMMSNNIVYTGHAVDISGLKSEAGAKGLSGEELKELYVSADGTLTREPTAERLIHNGTLADGYVIELASDGSYTIYYNALLEYNGYKNYDYSESGQSKQTQVIYYRLAEEKKLVKAPQIHINDHAGNGIDGDPNEDLLKITWDLEKQGYENEDGSYNYQKGAVYDYLLTGYTADGTAVQAGSGTYVTGTDGDNELSYDISAWNYKRVTISISRRGEAGQNDMTLVFPAGSVKVCELKLRFSQIAKPVVSLHRNEAGIVEKNSLIYDITWDGIPEGERSELSAYQVLVNRSDADTVAEVEYADQASFEAALQKLRTLYGSKPGVELEETPDQAVYRWQEEADGNSVLKTMTIRWEASAEAGNWKLVRNLEEIWEFPASGEAGDVMTRMLDLNDYARGEMIDISVRAIAADQAAVYRDGSEGVVRTMTLPSRLDVPDVEELTGSPSYYLHDETTAGQEETYVTQESLAADGILLQYTPFGESGVLQGKYELAAAVFENREEPSSEKVSCGGDGDGTLQGCWDDGALVTLVSKADSAAMSGNFLSAEYSLRGISADYAGKWLKIAMRSVSDSNVSSLWSDEDETEEGTVNYRWIQIPRVQTETPEFAEETKTLYYRDGQWNGDYFQTGAGTDDLPVIQTALRFAEQLYADNYRIRLVRSAVIAEGLNLPEQYTVSDADWIYLEKTGSGSYRVYYDSSYEGFHPEEWQNASVPACSMDDLAVFLGDIGPGASSYVVLPYTGTADESAADDTAKVNTVSVLQWEDGGFRLVLPDAESVSESGYYDPAFLFTASVSVRSEVTDENLLRYEYSEIENWYRSRNSSGTIETGTTRQEEYAGAPAVSLWLETSGQVQTAYEVKAVSNHWLVWEVAVTDGAGGIYTRRRLGAAGTGTSDITSVLSLSDEEYALWQGHVLEVRAASIEIGNGGISQWTDWISLGTFPELVLRAPVVNSTQTNEAVGVLQAAGGGEQALPGLSGRRYSWTADPKASGYHLWFGSQEASVARIPGVYELGILTAENIDGGEISLLTVSVTLTVTQTAEGLKYELTMPAEEISVGESENVKIFRFTDGVKVQTLPENGLYHGDIYDSDAG from the coding sequence ATGAGGACTGAGAAGCAAAGATCAGACAGAAAAATGAGCAGACTGGCAGGCAGTGGCCGCCGGGGGGGATTTACCCTGGTGGAACTGGTTGTCGTCATTGTGATCTTATTAATTTTGACTGGGGGCATTGTCATCGGTGTTATGAAATGGATCAACTGGTCGAATTTCAAACGTCAGAATGAATATGCCCAGACCATCTTTGTGGCCGCTCAGAACCAGCTGACGGAATACAGCGTTAACGGCCAGCTTCCCAGCCTGCAGGCCGCGCTTTCTGACGGGGGTGACGCGTACCGCAACACATTGGATGTCACGGCTCTTAAAGACTCCGACGGAAACAGCTATCAAATGTCTGAGGTATGGCCGGAGAGCAGCAAGGACACCACCAGGCCCAATGCATCCCGTTATCAGGGGACTATCTGTTCACTGATCGGGACCAGTGAGGATTATCAGGCGTATCTGGAAGGAACTGCAGGAGAAGATGCAACGCTTCTGTATGACCTGCTGTCTTCTTATCTGTATGACGTTTCCATTTTAAACGCCACTGTCTGCCTGGAATTCACTCCTGAGGACGGCCAGGTTTTTGCCGTGTTGTACAGCGATATCAGCACGGGATTTGAATATAATTCCGGAAATACCGGAACAAAGGGTAAGGTGGATATATCCAACAGAGAGACAGAATACCGGAAGGACAGGATGGTGGGCTACTACGGGGTGGATACTCTTTCCAGGGCAACCAGCACCCGGACGGAAAAACCATCGATCAGTGAAGTAAAACTGAACAACGGCGATACGCTGAACCTGTCATTTAAATTGAACAAGGTAAAAGCGGCCACCCAGGAATTGACCTATGAGGTCATTGTCTATGCCAAGGGAAGCAAGACTCCGCTGTTGGTACTTACGGTAGACGGGACACATTTGAAGAACGAGCTCTTTAAATCAGAAGTCTCCTGTGGTGTGACCAGATATAATTATGATGAAAACATGAAGAATCCGAGGGCTCAGAAGCTGGGGAATTATGATATTCCAGCCTGGGTGGAGCAGGACGGGACCATCCGCCTGATTCTGGACGCGGCAGATCTGGGAGCGACCAGTTCTCTCTATTATGACGCCTATACTGCACTCATGGATGATTCAGAAGATATCAGCCGGGAAGAGGGGCTGTCCCTTGATCTGCGTATGCTTCGGAGTACCTACAGTTTCCGGCGGTTCGGAGTGAGGACAGAGGATATTTACTGTACGGTACAGGGGTCCGGCACCTATTATAAGACTACGGCTAAAAAGCAGAGCAATGTTGAAAATACGTATTTTGGAAGCGCTCACATTTCGACTGCCGGCGGGCAGTCGGCGGCAGTTTATGCGGTCGAGAACGGACGTCATCTCTACAATGTCCGGTATATGGAAGATTATACGGATGATCAGCGGAGCCAGAAAGGGTATGAAGGTTTGAAAACATCAGACCAGATTACCTATCAGCTCACGGCCAATGTCGACTGGAAAGCATTTTCTGAAAGCGGAAGTCTCTATGAGACGAATGAATATTATGAAACCCATCCGGCGGCAGACAACAATTTTCCGTCCATCAGGCAGCTGCGGAGCTGTGCAGTCTTTGAGGGAAATGCCAAGGAGCGCGTAATCAGCGGGCTGTCGGTTACAGAATCGGCGAACAAGAAAGCAGGCCTTTACGGAGAGAAGAGCACGGGTGCAACCGGAGTATTTTTGGAGAATAAAGGCACCCTGAGAGAGTTTTCTCTGGACTGTATTCAGGTGGCGGGGACAGAGAAAACAGGCGCGTTCTGCGGTGTGAACAGCGGAAAGCTGGAAGGGCTGCAGACGCTCAGTTCAAAGCCTGATGAAAGTCCCAGCATCGTCACAGGAACCCTGGATGTGGGCGGTATTACCGGTGCACAGTCAGGAGAAGAAGAGGGGGATGAAGTCGTCTATGAAAGCCTTGTGAATAGGGCCTCTGTAATAGGTAACACCTATGTGGGAGGTATCATAGGCAGGATGGAAACCCTGGAGGATAAAGAGTTTCAGATAAAAGCCTGTAAGAACTATGGCCGCGTGGAGGCTGTCCGCGGCAGCTCAGATGCGCCTGACAGCGGCCGTTATATCGGCGGAATTGCCGGATACTGCAAGAATACGTCCGGGGAGACTTCCAGAGTGGAGATACGGGACTGCGTCAGCTCCCCCCAGTATACGGATGCAGAATTGAAAGCCTGGCTGGCGGAACCGGAAGGATTGGAACCAAAACTGAACGGCGTATATGTGGGCGGCATCGTGGGATATAACGATGGAGCTTCTGTCGCAGTGTGCCGGACGGAGAATGAAGAGGGGAAATCCGGCTATGTATTCGGCTATCAGTATGTTGGAGGAATCGCAGGTTTCAGTGAAGGCACGGAAGAGGGGATAGACGGAACCCTTTCCGGAGGCAAGAGCGGCGTTAATGAAGCGCATGTAATCGGTAATTCTTACGTGGGCGGTATTGTAGGCTGCAGTGCCGCTGTGGGAGGGACGGATCAAAACGGGATTGTCATTCCGGACCAGAGAGCCGATTATACCCTTCAGGTGAACCGCTGGATCAATAAAGGCATGGTGGCGGCGACAGGCAGTTATGCAGGCGGGATCACCGGCTATAATACCGGAAGAATTTTCGGCTGCAGCAGCGACGTAGACAGGAGCGGCATCATGGCAGAGCTGGCAGATCTGGCGGCAGGAGGCAATTATGCAGGCGGCATTGCCGGCTATAACAATGGGAGCCTGGGGAATACGCCGAGAAATTCATCCGGCATACGGGAATCCGGAAGCAAGGGGATTCTCTCAGCGGTCTGCTACGTGAACGGCGGCAGTTATGCTGGAGGGATTGTAGGATATAATGATGTGAATGCGGTCGTTGAGGATTATGAAGTGGCAGGAGGCTATATCCGCAGCAGCGGAAGCTATGTGGGCGGTTATGCAGGTTTCAATGCTTCGCTGGCATTTTTCATGGACGAAGACACCAGGGAAAGATCACTTCATTCGAATCCTAATGAGGTGAAGGGGAGATACTGCGTCGGAGGAACCATCGGCGGAAATGTAATTGCAGTCGGCGGCACGGACATATCAGCAGATTTCAAAACAGATAACTTCCTGGGCAAGCTGTCTGCCGACGCTTTCGCAGGGGGCTTTATCGGCTATAATTGTATTGTGAGCGGCGGAACCGGACGTGAAGCAATTCATGCTGCTGCTGACGCCAACATACAGGCATTTGCGGCTGCAGGGCTGGAGGAAGCTGCCGGATTACTGGCAGATCATCGGCTGGCAGGCGGAGACGGATGCCTGGTGATCCATGGACGGGAATCCTCTTCGGGAACACATACGAAGCTGGGAGAAATCACGGCTCGGATTTATGCAGGCGGCGTGGTGGGCTACAATGATGAAAATACGGCTCTTCATATACAGGATGTGACGAACCTGACCCCTGTGACGGCTACAAATTCTATAGTAAATGAGAAGGAACAGCCTGGTAGGCTCACATATACGGGCGAGAGCTTCCGCTATTCTTACGCGGGAGGAATGATCGGAAAAGTCGGACGCAAAGTGACTTTGGAGAACTGCCGGAATCAGGATGTGGGCGACGTGGTCTCGAGCGGGACCTACGAGGGCGGACTGTGCGAGGTCAATGAGGGCACGATTTTCAATTGTGCGGTATCCAGCATAGGAAGCGGAAATTCTGACTACGTGGGAGGTATTTCCGGCGTCAATAAAGCGGACGGAGTGATTAAACAGTCGTCTTTTGAAAAGGTGACGGTTACCGGAAGAAACTACGTGGGCGGCATTACGGCGGAAAATTTTGGAAGCATACAAAATATTTCTATGAAAAATTCTATCGTACACGCGCAGGGAACGGTGGGAAACGCCGGAGGTATTGCCGGGTATAATTACAGCGGCGCTCATCTGACTCTCAGTGAAGATATTCAGGGCATCATAGCCGGTTCCGGACAGAATATCGGAGGAGTTGCCGGGACGACAGAGGAAAACCTGGGTCTTTCAGAAAATGTGAATCAGGTGACGTTCAACGGCACTGTTACTGGAACCGGAAATGTCGGAGGAATTGCAGGAAACAGCCAGGCTCAGGAGGTGGCAGGTTTCTGTAACAAAGCGATCATATATGCCGAAGACGGCGACGCCGGAGGTATTATCGGGATTGACAGCAGCCAGAACGGAGAAATCCTGAACTGTGAAAACCACGGAAGTGTCTCCGCCGCCAGAAGCGGCAATGCAGGCGGAATTATTGGAGTAAATCAGGGAACTGTCAGCCGCTGCACGGATTATGGCTCTGTTTCTGCAGCTAACGGCATCAGCGGTGGAATCGCCGGTGTCAATGGCGGGAACGTCCGGGAATGTGCCGTCCAGGCGGAAAAGGAAACGCTCAGTTTTATGGGAAGAGATTTTGCCGGCGGCATCAGCGGAGTGAACAACGGCATCATTCAGGACAGCACTGCCGTGGGAATACAGATTACGAATCCGTCTGGAAGCGTCGGAGGCGCCCTGGGAGGAATAGCCGGGATCAATACAGGAACTCTCTCAGGCTGCCAGGCGGGAGGGCCGGGAAAGGAACTTTCCCTGGTTTCCAACGGTACGGATGTTTCTCTGGGAGGGATGGCCGGAAGCAACAGCGGTTCTATTTCAGGGACGGCTGCTGAATACAGCCGTGTCTACGCCACCCTTGCTTTTGTGCAGACAAATATGTCTTATTATGGGAATTTGGGCGGAATTGCAGGCAAAAATGAAGGCTCCATCAGTTATTGTGAATTTAACGGCAGCGTAGAAGGCACGGCGAATAATCCACAGAATGCTCCGGAGTACAACCCAAATACCGATTTCGAGACAAACGGGTCAGTAATCTACGGATATGGTGGGATCGTGGGTATCAATGGGGATTCAGAGGCCCCCAGTATGGCAGCCGTTACAGACTGTCTGGTTAATGCCGCCCGGATCACCGGCATGGGTGATCCGAACAATGTGGCGAATATCGGAGGCGCCGCCGGCGTGAACGGGCAGGGTGCGTCGTTGAGAGGAATCACTTTCGGCACAGGGGAAAAGACATATTCCCCGTTTAAAAAGAACAGCAGTAAACTCGATGAAATCAAAAAAGCGTCGGCCTGTGTATATATTGGAACAGAAAATAATACGGCTGCCTATGCACATACGGGAGGTATTGCCGGTCTGAACAGCGGGACGATTGAGGATATCGGCTATGACCACGCCGGTAACACCTGGTCCGCGGGCTGGGATGAAACCAGCTTGATTATAGAAAATTACAGAGGCCATGTGGGCGGTATTGCCGGCTATAACAGGAAGACCGGCAGGATATCCTGTGCGGTAACGGGAAGGGGCTGGGTGGTCTTCGCGCCCCAGAATGCCCAGGATAACGGCTGCGGAGGCATTATCGGATACAGCGCTTCAGAAAATGACACCTCCTATTGTATTAACCGTGCTACTGTTGAGAAGACAGTCTCTTCCTCCAATGGCGTGGGAGGTATTGTGGGCCGTCTGGAGTGTGCCACAGGCAGTGCATGGCAGATCAGCAACTGCCAGAATTACGGGAAAATACGTGGAACCGCCCGTGTGGGCGGCATGGTCGGGATCTGGAAGTATTACGGGGGCACTATTTCTGACTGCCAGAATTACGGGGAAATTTACACCGATGACACGGCGGGCTCCGCAGGTATCACGGGCATGCTGTATGACATCCGGTCGACCCCGGCGCGCATGGTGCGCTGTGAGAATCACGGGCTGATCCGAGGAAAACATGTGGGCGGCATTGTGGGCGGTTCTTATGGCGGAAGCAGCGTATATCTGCAGATAGAAGACTGCGTCAATACAGGCCTGATCCAGGCTGGCGGCCAGAGCGCCGGAATTGCCGGCGAGATCAGTAAATTTTCTGCCGGCTCCTATATCAGGAGCTGCAGGAACTATGGCTATGGGATGAATGGCGAAAGTATCAGCGGCATCACAGTGAACAGTGAAAATAACCTGACGGTCTCCAAATGTTTTGGAATAGCGGATACCGATTATCCGATTTCCGGAAAAGCGGGAGATGAAAGCAATTACTACCTCTCAGACGACGCGTCAGGCTCGACGGTGGTTTATTATGATAAAGACGGCAAGGAAACGGACCTGGAACCTGACGGCTTCTATGTCAGAAAAATAGAGGCGGCAGGCATTCAGAAACCGGAATACCTGAAGAAAATTGTCTGGGACACCAAGGGGCTGAACGACGGAGACAGAGCCTATTTCTCTAACAGCCAGTCGGGAACGGTTTCCATGTCTTATATCTTTACGTTCAATACAGCGATTGACCTGTCGGGTATGGATCTGTATTGGAACCGTGGAACGGATTACCGGGTGACTGATTATACAGTTTATTACAGCCCTTATACAGAGGGTGGGAGCTGGACGGCGGCTTCTTCCATGTCCAACGCTTCAACAGGCAATTTTGCTGCAGATTCCCAAGAAGTAATCAGCCTGGAGAAGACGGTAAAAGCCCGGAGAATCAGGATAGAGGTGACAAAATCCATCCGCAGGGGCGGAGCGGGTACGAACGCTTGTCTGATCCGCGCGCATTTCCGGGGGCAGGTGCTGGGAATAGACTATGATGGAAACCTGGGATATTTATCTGCCGATGGAGGTTCTCTCAGCTACGGAAAGTACGACGGGGCGGGAAGCAGCCTCACTGGCAGCAACAGCGGCACCGTCTGTACTTATAGGGGGATGGCATATGAGAGCTGTAAATATTCCGCTTCCTCAGGGAAGGATAAAGGCCGGGGGATGGCAGCGCGTGTGGAGCGGATGGGCTCCGGCGGCGGCTATCGGCTGGTATCCGGTTCCGAGAGCGACCAGATCACGATCGGCCTTCCTGGATTTTCCATAAATCCTCGGACGGCATTTGCTTCAGGTGACATAACTTCCGGAAAACTGGCTGCATTAGGAGATGGAGAGGATAATATACGCTATCAGGTTTTTATGGCGGATGATCCGTATTTTAACGTGGATGCCCATGAATCTGTTACGAGCCTTGGGACTCCTGCCGGAATAGTTATGAAGGATGCCGGGGGAGCCGTATACCAGGCAGAATGGGGAAGCGTTGCCGGCGCCGGTTTCTATGAATATCAGGCAGCCTATTATGGGGCGGACGGCACAAAGCTGGCGGAAAAACAAGACAGGGTATATACCACCCAGGCCCAGCTTCCTGTTACGGCAATCGGCGGCCAGGCGGTGAAGCAGATTATTTTCCAGGTGAGAGCTGGAGTTTCGACGCTGGATGAAGGCGGCAGGCTGACGGAAGTCTGGTCACCGTATTCCGCGCCTGCTGACCAGGCGGTTTTGGATGTGCTGCCTACGCCTCAGTATCATCTGGAGCTGGTGAGAGACAATGATACATTGAAATATCAGGCGTTTCTGGATAACCAGGAGGAATACAGGACATTCCTGGCATCCTGTGGTGCCGCGGACACAGAAGCTGTGCTGGAAAGCATTATGATTTCCATAAAGGCGGGGAATAAAGATATGTCCTTTAATGCAAAATCCGGAAAATCTGCCGCTTATTTTGACGGCAGTGAGAGCAACTGCCTGTTTTCAGCGGAAGCTGTCCACAGCGGGGGGAGCTACACAGGATCAGTGCGCCAGCTCCGGGAATCCATGGCTCCTGTTTCATCCAGCTATAAAAGTGCGGATGTTAATTTTGCCCAGGTGAGCCTGAAGCCGGATGCTGGGAACGGCATCGGCTTCAGGGGAATCACCTCGGATACTCTCAGCTATCAGCTGAAGATAAAGTTCACGAAATATGTACTGTATATGCGGTCTGAGCTGACAGCGCTGGATAAAGAGCTGGGAGTCCGGGTGATGCTGAGCAGTTCCAGCCTGCGGACTTCAGATACTACGACAGACACGGTGGCGACTTCCCTGAGCTCCCTGCCTGCACAGCTTCTTGATGATTCTGTCTATGCAGATCTGATGGTGAGAAGTTATCCGGCTATGATGTCCAATAATATCGTATATACCGGGCATGCCGTAGATATCAGTGGATTAAAATCAGAAGCCGGGGCAAAGGGGCTGTCCGGAGAGGAACTGAAAGAGCTGTATGTGTCAGCGGACGGTACCCTGACCAGGGAACCGACGGCGGAGCGGCTCATTCATAACGGCACTTTGGCTGATGGATATGTAATTGAACTGGCCTCAGATGGAAGCTATACGATCTACTACAACGCGCTGCTGGAGTACAACGGGTACAAAAATTATGATTATTCCGAAAGCGGGCAGAGCAAGCAGACACAGGTTATATATTACCGCCTGGCAGAGGAGAAGAAACTGGTAAAGGCTCCTCAGATTCATATTAACGATCATGCCGGAAACGGGATTGACGGAGATCCTAATGAAGATCTATTGAAAATCACCTGGGATCTGGAAAAACAGGGCTATGAAAATGAAGACGGCAGTTATAACTATCAGAAGGGGGCCGTGTACGATTATCTGTTAACAGGCTATACGGCAGACGGAACAGCGGTCCAGGCAGGCAGCGGTACCTATGTCACTGGCACGGATGGAGATAATGAATTATCTTATGATATTTCTGCCTGGAATTATAAGCGGGTGACAATCTCCATCAGCAGGCGGGGAGAAGCGGGCCAGAATGATATGACTCTGGTATTTCCGGCAGGTTCTGTTAAAGTCTGTGAATTGAAGCTGCGTTTCTCACAGATTGCGAAACCGGTGGTGTCTCTGCATAGAAATGAAGCCGGAATAGTTGAAAAGAATTCCCTGATCTACGACATTACCTGGGACGGAATCCCGGAGGGTGAGAGGAGCGAGCTGTCTGCCTATCAGGTGCTGGTAAACCGTTCCGATGCAGATACCGTTGCTGAAGTTGAATATGCTGACCAGGCTTCATTTGAAGCTGCGCTGCAGAAGCTGCGGACATTATACGGCAGCAAACCAGGCGTAGAGCTTGAAGAAACTCCGGATCAGGCAGTTTACAGATGGCAGGAGGAGGCTGACGGAAATTCTGTTCTGAAAACCATGACCATACGCTGGGAAGCTTCTGCAGAGGCGGGGAACTGGAAGCTTGTGAGAAATCTGGAAGAAATCTGGGAATTCCCGGCGTCCGGCGAGGCGGGAGATGTGATGACCCGCATGCTGGATCTGAATGATTACGCCCGGGGAGAAATGATCGATATCTCTGTCAGGGCGATTGCGGCAGATCAGGCGGCAGTGTACCGTGACGGGTCTGAGGGAGTAGTGCGGACCATGACGCTGCCCAGCCGGTTGGATGTGCCGGATGTGGAGGAATTGACGGGGAGTCCGTCTTATTACCTTCATGATGAAACGACGGCCGGACAGGAAGAGACATATGTAACCCAGGAATCGCTGGCGGCCGACGGCATTTTGCTGCAATATACGCCATTCGGTGAGAGCGGCGTGCTCCAGGGCAAATATGAGCTGGCGGCAGCGGTATTTGAGAACCGGGAAGAGCCTTCCTCTGAAAAAGTATCCTGCGGCGGTGACGGTGACGGGACGCTTCAGGGGTGCTGGGATGACGGAGCGCTGGTAACGCTGGTTTCTAAGGCGGACAGCGCTGCCATGAGCGGTAATTTCCTGTCGGCGGAATACAGCCTGAGGGGGATCTCTGCCGATTATGCGGGAAAATGGCTGAAAATTGCCATGAGGAGCGTATCTGACAGCAATGTGAGTTCCCTGTGGTCCGATGAGGATGAGACGGAGGAGGGAACGGTTAACTACCGCTGGATACAGATACCAAGAGTGCAGACGGAAACGCCGGAATTTGCTGAAGAGACAAAAACTCTGTATTACCGAGACGGCCAGTGGAACGGCGATTATTTCCAGACCGGAGCGGGAACGGACGACCTACCTGTGATACAGACTGCTCTGCGCTTTGCGGAACAGTTATATGCAGACAATTACCGAATACGGCTGGTGCGTTCGGCGGTCATTGCAGAGGGCTTAAATCTGCCGGAGCAATACACTGTCAGCGATGCGGACTGGATATATCTTGAAAAAACCGGATCAGGGAGTTACCGGGTATATTACGACTCCAGCTATGAAGGTTTCCATCCTGAGGAATGGCAGAACGCATCCGTTCCGGCTTGTTCTATGGATGATCTTGCCGTCTTCCTGGGAGATATAGGGCCGGGAGCCTCTTCTTATGTGGTTCTGCCCTACACAGGAACGGCAGACGAGTCGGCAGCAGATGACACAGCAAAAGTAAATACTGTGTCTGTACTGCAATGGGAGGACGGCGGATTCCGCCTGGTGCTGCCAGATGCGGAATCTGTGAGTGAGAGCGGTTACTATGATCCGGCGTTCCTGTTTACTGCATCAGTCTCAGTCCGGTCAGAGGTTACGGATGAGAACCTGTTGAGATACGAATATTCAGAAATAGAAAACTGGTACCGGAGCAGAAATTCTTCAGGAACCATAGAAACCGGGACAACGAGGCAGGAAGAGTATGCCGGCGCCCCGGCCGTAAGCCTCTGGCTGGAAACCTCAGGGCAGGTTCAGACGGCCTACGAGGTAAAAGCGGTATCCAACCATTGGCTGGTATGGGAGGTGGCTGTCACCGACGGGGCCGGAGGGATTTATACCCGAAGACGTCTTGGCGCTGCAGGAACCGGAACGAGTGATATTACCTCAGTGCTGTCACTGAGTGACGAGGAGTACGCGCTCTGGCAGGGCCATGTGCTGGAAGTTCGGGCAGCGTCCATTGAAATAGGGAACGGCGGAATCAGCCAATGGACGGATTGGATCAGTCTGGGTACGTTTCCGGAACTGGTGCTGAGGGCGCCGGTGGTAAACAGCACGCAGACAAATGAAGCTGTTGGCGTGCTGCAGGCTGCCGGAGGGGGAGAGCAGGCTTTGCCGGGTCTTTCAGGCAGACGGTACAGCTGGACAGCGGATCCGAAGGCATCCGGATACCATCTCTGGTTTGGCAGCCAGGAAGCATCGGTGGCCAGAATTCCCGGCGTGTATGAGCTGGGGATCTTGACGGCTGAAAATATAGACGGCGGTGAGATTTCTCTGCTCACGGTGTCTGTGACCCTTACGGTCACACAGACGGCGGAAGGGCTTAAATATGAGCTGACCATGCCGGCGGAGGAAATCTCTGTGGGCGAATCAGAGAACGTGAAGATTTTCCGTTTTACAGATGGAGTGAAGGTCCAGACGCTTCCGGAAAATGGTTTATACCATGGGGATATCTATGACAGCGATGCCGGATGA